One Coffea eugenioides isolate CCC68of chromosome 2, Ceug_1.0, whole genome shotgun sequence genomic window, GCAAAGGTGCTTTATGCATGGAATTGTCGTCGCCTAAAGGCTAACAGAACGCGTAAAATCTATTCTAGAAAGTATTTCTGATTCTAAACTCACAGCCAATATGTAGATAAAGTTTAgtttctaaaatgaaaaaagaaatgcagTTTCTTAATACAGATGAAGAAAAGTATAAGGATGTATTTCTCCTTACGCAAGCTATCCTTCACTTGGTGGAACTGTGAAGTATGGCTGATCTTCAATATCTATACTTGTTTAATATTGTTAAGGGGacttctttttttattatttttttgaactTCATGctctacaaaaaaaataaatgcaaattttaccaattaaaataaatgCTCTATATATCTTAGAATTTGATTGGCCAATGAAAATCTTTTTATAAGGTACCCGTATGCCAGGAAAGATAAAGAAGGCAAAAAGTgcgcaattaaaaaaaatgttatgaAATGTGAAGCACCAATGATATTTGAACTGTCGCCCCCAAAAGAAAAAGTTATGGAAATTTCAACGTCCAATGTTAGGAGTGGTTTTCTGAGATGCCGAACAGCTAACTCCAGCCAGCAGTTCGCAAAAACCAAGTACAAATTGGTTTCTTCCTCTGGCTTTGGGTTGAAAATTTTTGCCGCTCGGGTTAGTTTGGTTAATCAAACACTTGCCATTTGATTTGGTTAACACAAGTAGATGATAGTAGCACACTGTTCATCTGATGGAAAAGTTGCTCAGCCCATGCCCCGCGTCTGACTAAACAGGCCGTTCTTCGAGGCATTTCCAAATGACAGTAAATCGTAGTTGCATGCTTTTGTCAATGCTGAAGATTCCATCATAATCAACCTAAtctcaggaaaaaaaaatgattaagaaAACTTAATAATCCGTGCATAAACAATTAATACAGGTATGTTAGGCCTGCTCTATTTGGGTTCTTGATGGCTCTTTTCATGGATCAGCATGCAAGTTTGTTAGATACGTGAAAAAGTTTAATTCGCATCGTTGACAATTTTATGGCTAAAGTTGctttcctcatttcttgaccgaGTTTTAGCTAGTCCCtttatctttaatttttttttttttaagaatgtTATTTTGATACAATCAAACTACTTACTAATAATATATTGCAATTCataattttcaatcaagaaatatTTCCCTACCAAGTATCGGTATTGGTGTTGTAGAACATATATTCTTCTGTTCTGTACAATCTACCTAATCTCAACAGAAAAATGATAGTTTTCACTTTCAATCGGACCTGTTTTATTTGGGTTCTTAGTCACTCTCTTTATAAATTGCCAATTGCCGTGCAAGTTCGCTACATATGCGGAAAAATTTAATTAGCACTGTTGATGATTGTATGACTAAGTTGctctcttgatttcttgacCGAGTTTTAGTTAAGTCTTTTTATCTTTAACTTTTCAAGGATGTTAATTAATTCGATTCAATCAAACTACTTACAGATTGCAGTACATAATATTTGATCAATTAACACATCGATCGCCACCACGTATTATATACTGTTGCAAAACATTACTTATTCAATCAATTATTTGAGCTTTAGgttacaaaaaattaaacaacCAAGAGCAAATGTGAAGGTGATCAAGGACGTGGAACCAGTAGTGTTTCCTCGGAGCACTTAATTACGGTGCACATATATCCATGTTTGTATGCAACCATTCTGTTCAATAAGTAGTAATTATTTTCTAATGATGAGAATATGAGGTTAAACGCGTTGCGTGCTGAATTTAATTTGCTCATTCTGGATTATCATCAAGTCAACGAAGATGGTACAAAACTCAAAAACTAGCTGCTGTATTCATGATTAGATTTAGTCTACGCAGGCAAAGACAGAAAATTCAGAATATTGAATTGCTTTGCTACTTGTCAATTAAGTAATCAAAGGAATGAAGAAGGTGCATCCCTGCCCCACATCCGATGTTTGAATTAGACCGCCCAAATGTTGCTTGCTTGCACTTCTATAAATAGTAACGCAATGCTGATCCTTAACGCCACACAAGCTAGCTAATTACAAAGCCCTCGCTTTCCTTATTCTTCCAATTTCACCATCCTGATCAAGTCCAGCCTTTTGTGACATGTTCACAAAACTAGCAATGGCGTACCCTTTGGCAATTTTCCTGTTCGTGACTGTTTTTGTTTCTCCGGCCATCTCTAGACAACTTCCTCCATCAACAATAAAATCATGGTGTGCACAAACCCCATATCCACAACCGTGTGAGTATTTCTTGTCCCACAGCCCTAAATACGGTCATGGCTATCCCATAAAAGGCAAGTCCGATTTTCTGAAGATGTCACTCAATCTTGCCTTAGAACGTGCCCTGCATGGCCGGGAAAACACATACAACCTTGGCTCAAAATGTCAAAACCAGCGCGAAAAGGCTGCATGGGCAGATTGTCTAGAGCTTTACGAAAGCACCATTGTCAAGATTAACAAAACTGTTGATCCTTACACCAAGTGCAGTGCAGTTGATGCGCAAACTTGGCTTAGCACAGCACTCACCAATCTTGAGACATGCAAGCAAGGGTTCACTGAGCTTGGACGCGGTGCTGATTTTCTTGTGCCCTTGATGTCAAATAGTAACGTTAGCTGTTTGATTAGTAACACTTTGTCCCTAAACAAAGTGGGATATAACGAGCCAAGCTACAAGGAGGGGTTCCCAACTTGGGTGAAACCTGGTGACAGGAAACTCTTGCAGTCTTCATCTCCAAAGCCAAATGTTGTGGTAGCCCAAGATGGTTCGGGCAACTTTAAGACGGTCGCTCAAGCTATAGCTGCTGCCGCGAAGCGATCGGGAAATGGGAGGTATGTGATACACATAAAGGCAGGAACATATAAGGAAAATGTGGAGATTGGAACTAAGTTGAAGAATATCATGTTGGTTGGTGATGGTATTGGAAAAACCATTATCACCGGAAGCAAGAGCGTTGACGGTGGTAGCACCACTTTCAAATCTGCAACAGTTGGTAAGTTAAGCTAGCCAAACAAAGCaatttttgtttcatattctACACCTACAACAGACTTTAGTTTTCTCTAATGCACAAAACTGGTAATAGAGCAACCACAACACGAACTTGCCTGTTAGGTAATAAGCAGTCCTAAAGGAAAATCTCGAACTAGAGGATTTTTCTTTGCATGCATGGCAGACCTATAAGGTGACTATAGATGGTAGACAATATTTTTAATAATCAGAGTATGCTTGGGGCTGTGAAGGTTTATTGTCTGCTAAactattttctcttcttttttttctcttttgagtTTTTCTGTGAGGACGAAGAAATACAACtgttgtttaatttattttttcagagagagagagagagcacaCAATAAAATAAAAGGTGTTATTCAATAATCATGACAACCACAGAGTATAAGCTTAAGTTGTGTTGGGTTCTGGGAAAGGGTACAGAATAGCATTTCTTCGAGGAGAAGGCAGAGAAAATGGAAGTTTTGAATTTATGAATGTTAAGAACGAGTCTCAGTAAGAAAGTTCAACTTCGATGAAAATGTTAGCTTGATAGGAGATTTCTAGAATTAAAAGACTTGTTTGAGCTAGGTGGATAACATTGGACATAATGCACATAAAGTCTACGTCCTTGAATTATGAACTCTGAAGTCTCTATCGACTCGTATTTGTCATAACATCTATTCTAATTAATCCTCTTTTGAAGGCTGTCCTGAATGTCATCCTATAATGATAGCTGACTTAGTTTAGAATTTTATTGCAGTACTCATTTTGATAAAGGTGTAATGGAACTGACAAAATATTCTTGTCTACCTAAATTTCAGCCGTTGTCGGCGATGGATTCATTGCTCGTGGGATTTCATTTAGGAACACAGCGGGACCTCAAAATCACCAAGCGGTGGCTCTTCGATCTGGTTCCGATCTCTCTGTATTTTACCAATGCAGCTTTGAAGGCTATCAAGACACCCTTTATGTCCACTCGGAAAGACAATTTTACAGGGAATGTGATATCTACGGAACTGTTGATTTTATATTTGGAAATGCTGCTGTCGTCTTCCAAAACTGTAACATCTATGCAAGAAATCCTCCGAACAAGACAAACACTATCACCGCACAAGGTAGAACCGACCCTAACCAAAACACTGGAATATCCATTCTCAATTCCAGAGTTACCGCAGCTTCTGACTTGAAACCAGTTCAAAGCTCGGTCAAGACATATCTTGGAAGACCATGGAAAGAATATTCAAGGACTGTGTTCATGAAAACATTTCTTGATGGTTTAATTAATCCAGATGGTTGGATGCCCTGGAGTGGTAATTTTGCTCTCAATACGTTGTACTATGGAGAATATGCTAACACAGGCCCTGGTTCATCCACTgcaaaaagggtaaactggaaGGGGTATCACGTGATAACTAGTGCAACAGAGGCTTCTAAATTCACAGTCGGAAACTTCATTGCTGGCAGTTCTTGGTTGCCTGCCACCAATGTGCCCTTCACATCTGGCCTCTAATTCAATTCTTCCTCTATACCCGAAAGTTCAattctttattttgtttttagCATGGACATAACGTCCACTTTCTATTCCTGGAAAGGTCCGGAAAACTACGGAATAGGATTTTAGTTTGAGGAATTGGTATTATCACAGTAGTACATGTGTATCTTTACCTAGTTAAGTTGCCAATTATTTCATGCTTCTTGTAATAAAAATAATGATTGTGCttgtatatcaagtcaattatGGAAAATATACCAATCTTTCTGGATACGAGACACTAGTGATGCTGGATATATTATACTATTACCGTCATTGATCCAATCAAAGTATGAAATTTCAAGTTGATGGTCATTAACTAGGATTCCGATGACTTCTTCAAGACTTAGCCACCctaagtctttttttttttcccctttgcttttctagtctttttttttttgccctttggCCTTTAACCACACGGGGTTGACCGTTGCATTCGTCAACATTTGCCATGACAGCGACAGTCAGACTTTTATTTCGGCAAGTacataataaatatatttttcttgtcTTTCTTTTAAAGtacttttcttgtcttttttacttttttggTGCATTTCTTGTCTTATTCAAGCACATAAAAGATGGATCAGCAGTGAAATTAGATTCTTGTACCATGGATACGATAGAGTTATTCAACAATTAGGCGAACGAGTAAAGTTCTTAAACAAAACCAAAAGTCAAACTAATCTCTTTCATTAACACGCTAGGGAGGATCAGGGGGAGTGTCAAAGTCTGGCCACTGCCTCTAATCGTAACCTTATTACTATATCTCATACAAATACGAAATGGATTGAGTAATTTAAAGTATTTGTGTTCAAATCTGCTTTTAATTAAATGCCAAGAATGAAGAGCTTGAGAAAATAGAGAAGGTCAAAGAACTTAATGAAGGTTAAAAGTGAAATAAATGGACATTCTTCTGGTTATATAGCGTGCTGATTTTAATTGGTGAGGTGTATTATTAGGAGCTGGGGTAGGCAATCCTGCTAAATCACCTGGTCAATCGAAACGCGACAACCAACTTACCTCCAAATCCAAAGTCTACATTTATGCGCAACGGATTTTCTGTCACACACCCTATGTCATTTTCTgttccattttttattatattgataTTTATCCTTCATAAACATTATGTTTTAATCCTTTTTGcttccttaagatccaataattattaattcagtaatacacaaaatttaacaaactcaaaaaatcaaaatgcataaaaaaatgagattttttatgaattttctgctgtattttttaattttctattatatattgcttttttgaagcttttgtattttttttttttactgaattaatagttattgaatcttaaggaaacaaaaaagaactaaaacatgatgttttttaaggaaaaatagcaatataataaaaagtggcacagggtgtgggacagaagatccgttgcgataTTTATGGtatttttttattgtaaaaAAAAGGTGGATAAGTATTTCAATCTAACTAGTATATCTGTCAAAATCAATTCTATTCCCTAAAATTCTTAACAAACATAAAAAAGATGaaacaaagagagaaaaaaaaagtaataattaaaatattttattattttaatatcTCGAGGAATGTTAAACTAGTAGAAAAGACTTCTTCTTGGCTTGGCTTGCACTCGACTAACTTTATCCTTTCCTGCATCCTAATATGCATACCTTCATTCGACTAACTTCTTCTTGGCTAAATCACCTggttaacttttttttttttctttggtaaGTTGGTTTTCTTTTCCACTGGTTTCTTTAATGGTTTTATTCTATAGTTTTGTGGAAGAATTTCAAGGTAGTGAGAAAGATGCAAAGAGATGAAAACAAAGAGCGAAGTTCAACATATTCCATTTGATGCATTCTTAAATTTTGATTCTCTTTTCCCCATAAACAAAACAAAGATGAATTGTCAAACCTTGCTGTGGTCCTACCTCCCTCTCTCattctttactcttttttttttctttttacaagTTTTATATATGGATTCAGGTGGAACTCTCAATCTAACAAGTTTTAAGTCGGACTTTTCCTAAATGGGCTGATATGATCTGGAGATCCAAAACACTAAACAGGCCGATATTGTTGGGACTAGGGGAAATCGGGGTCACCTCTCATTTCCCTATCTTCAGATTCCTCGATCCTTAAGGGCCTGTTTTTGGCAAGCTTTGCAACACTCCACCGATGCTATGTGTTTCTATTacattcttttttctcttttttttttatttgccaCAAATGCAATTAAATCACTAATAGAAGTAGATGTGATGAGGTATTCAGAAAATTGATATGATGTTTCCtacttaaaaaaagaaaaaagaaaaaaaaaatcggacGTGAAGCCACGTGGAGATTGTCTTTGTTAGTTCCTTGTTTTGTTCTGTATATGATTGTACCAGATAGGGCGGGACAGGGTCTTTGGGTTGGCCCAACGCTTTTGCCTTCCCCAATCCCATTCATCTTTTGATCCCAATACTTACTGGATTTGATGAAAGCTGGATAACGCATTCGGGAGCTATCCAACCAAAAAAGTGAAAGAAACAAAACGATGGGATTGGGGAACAAACATTGTGAAGTGTTTTTTCTATGGAGAGTTCGAGCCGAATCCTTACCCTTGATGAAGATAAGACTCATAGTAGTGGTGCATGCAACTTTAGAATATATGGTACTTAGTTATACCACAACCAAGATGAAGATGGGGTACAAGAATCCTTTTTCCTGCATTACCATTGGGTATTGGTTTTTAAACGGGTCAAGGAAAGGCCTAAAAGCTAAAGGGCAAAATGTTGTCACAACTGACAAGAATCCTTAGAGAACATAAGCGCTCTTGTCCAGATCCAGCAGCGTGGCCAACTTTGCAATTCTTGGAATAGAGGTCCTTCATTAATCTGCAAATATTTGAATCCATCCAATAATCAGAAGAATACTAACGTTAGGCTATGCTAAGTAGCACTACCCACTAATAATGTAATCGAAAGATTGAATTCGAAATaataacccctttttttttatagaaataGAAGTCATAATTATTAATAAATTGGTTGAAAATCGTCCAATGCGATTTGCTCAGTTAAATCTAATGATTTTCCAATCAAATACATATAtttgtgtgtgtgagagagagagagagagagacatgTTTATTAAAAACACATTAGAAAAGAAATGGGATGATTATTAAGTACTATATATTGTTTGAAAGAGGAACTTACGGACAGCCGTTCGGCAAAACGAAATAAGAACAATGAGTACGGCAAAGCCCGCTACGCTTCCCACGATGATTGCTACTGTTTTTCCTACTTCGTCATCGTTGCCATGGGAAGAATCTATTTTCATTTGTAAACACCAAAAAAACAAAGGGGTTTCATGGAGCAGAGCTGTCCAAAATATCCGAATTTAGAAAGCAAACTGGACGACTTCCTAAAGAAAATATATTCCTAGATTTTAACAACTAAGGCCAATAATTCTTCCTAGGCAAGTATGATTTTTATTGCGTGCATATCTGTAAGTTAATGCAACACCAATCAACTACACTGATTAAAGGCAAATGTAGGCACTAGAAATTCAAGTCGATGATAATATGGTGACACCCCATTTCCAGCAATGAAATGACCAGATTTTGTTCCAAATTTTTCGAACATAAAAAGATAAAGACTAAGGCTGGACTGCTAATTCCCAAATCATGATTTTATTCAAAGCAAATATACTTTTTATTGGACTACTGCAATATAGTCCTAGATTTTAACAATTGAAGCTTTATAGTTTTTGCCATGCAAGCAAAACTTATATTGGATGCTGGAAGAGACTAATTTTGACTAAAGAGTATCACTGTCAGCATTGCACTATTATAGAATACCGGTACCTTCCTTTTGGATACTTATTCTTCACATCTCGTATTGGCTTTCAATTAACTAAAATGCAATGCACTTGATTGCACTAACTGGAAATTTGACTTGATGATAAAAAGTCGACACCCCTTTTCCAGCAAAGAAATGACATTAAACTTGATTAGGAAAAGTAGTAAGTAGAATATGGCAAAGCTCATCATTAGACCCAAAACAACAGAATAGGTAAACTATTTGAAAGcttagaaaagagaaaagaatatATGTAGACCCTGTGCTTTAACTAAAAGTTGGATTCTCATTATCTGCAGCACTCCCAATTGTCTTGAGATCGAAATAAAGTAGTCAAGCTGCTTAAAGTAGCACTTACTAGGTCATGAAATTTTAAATCGCCCATACTGCAGACATGAATGGAAGTAGGCATCATATCAAGAACCTAGTTAGGAATCGCGGTAACTGGGAGTATATGATTAGGGTTATGCTACTGCTAAAGTAAAACTAATCAAGCAAaagccaaaaaaagaaaggagctGTAAACCTGAGGAATCGTAATATCCAGATGCCCAATACCTAGCATAGCATTGTGCTAAAAAGACATCTGCAGCCTCAGATGATCCACACAAACTCTTCAATTGCACAACAGCATCAGCTAAACAAGAAGAACAGTCTGCCTCACTCAAGTCACCTATGCACTGTGCATAGCCTTCAACTAAGCCCGAAGTACTCACCCTAAAACTTATAGAACCCTGCATATTAGCAAGAACAGCATCTCTTCTCCTCAAGAACTCTGCATCACTGCTTGCACTTTTGCCACACTTCTTGTACCTAAGACTTGTATCCGGGTTACCGAGAAAATCTATGTGCTCATATCTGAGAAAGCAGCCATCAAGTTGCAAAATAGCTCCGTAAGTGTAAGGACAAACCAGATTAATTTGGTTAACCGCACTTGCCATGCATGTTGCACAATCCTTTGTTTCCAAATCACCCCTACACTGGTATAAACCATATATCGAGGCTTCAGCTGGTGCT contains:
- the LOC113760629 gene encoding pectinesterase 2-like, giving the protein MFTKLAMAYPLAIFLFVTVFVSPAISRQLPPSTIKSWCAQTPYPQPCEYFLSHSPKYGHGYPIKGKSDFLKMSLNLALERALHGRENTYNLGSKCQNQREKAAWADCLELYESTIVKINKTVDPYTKCSAVDAQTWLSTALTNLETCKQGFTELGRGADFLVPLMSNSNVSCLISNTLSLNKVGYNEPSYKEGFPTWVKPGDRKLLQSSSPKPNVVVAQDGSGNFKTVAQAIAAAAKRSGNGRYVIHIKAGTYKENVEIGTKLKNIMLVGDGIGKTIITGSKSVDGGSTTFKSATVAVVGDGFIARGISFRNTAGPQNHQAVALRSGSDLSVFYQCSFEGYQDTLYVHSERQFYRECDIYGTVDFIFGNAAVVFQNCNIYARNPPNKTNTITAQGRTDPNQNTGISILNSRVTAASDLKPVQSSVKTYLGRPWKEYSRTVFMKTFLDGLINPDGWMPWSGNFALNTLYYGEYANTGPGSSTAKRVNWKGYHVITSATEASKFTVGNFIAGSSWLPATNVPFTSGL
- the LOC113763117 gene encoding cysteine-rich repeat secretory protein 15 isoform X2; this translates as MPRSLQQHKPQFTTLALRLSSFFLLLVLSNQSHHVKANIFIYSDCSEGKYQPNSPYVTYLNTLLSSAVNSASQSLYNSFALGNDSSAPAEASIYGLYQCRGDLETKDCATCMASAVNQINLVCPYTYGAILQLDGCFLRYEHIDFLGNPDTSLRYKKCGKSASSDAEFLRRRDAVLANMQGSISFRVSTSGLVEGYAQCIGDLSEADCSSCLADAVVQLKSLCGSSEAADVFLAQCYARYWASGYYDSSD
- the LOC113763117 gene encoding cysteine-rich repeat secretory protein 15 isoform X1, yielding MPRSLQQHKPQFTTLALRLSSFFLLLVLSNQSHHVKANIFIYSDCSEGKYQPNSPYVTYLNTLLSSAVNSASQSLYNSFALGNDSSAPAEASIYGLYQCRGDLETKDCATCMASAVNQINLVCPYTYGAILQLDGCFLRYEHIDFLGNPDTSLRYKKCGKSASSDAEFLRRRDAVLANMQGSISFRVSTSGLVEGYAQCIGDLSEADCSSCLADAVVQLKSLCGSSEAADVFLAQCYARYWASGYYDSSDSSHGNDDEVGKTVAIIVGSVAGFAVLIVLISFCRTAVH